The sequence TAAAAGATTATTTGGCTATGAGAATTAAATATGAAATATCAAGAAATATATTTAAAAGATATCAATAATGCTATTAAAACAGAAGCTAAGTTATGCTGTTATATCCCTGATAATTTTCAAGAATATTGCCAAAACAGAAAAAGAAGAGCAATGTTAATTATTCCCGGTGGTGCATATACTTTTGTCTCTGAAAGAGAAGCAGAACCAATCGCCTTAAGACTTATCGGAGAAGATATTGCATCATTTGTTTTAAAATATACTGTCGGTCCTTATAAAGATGAGAAAGTTCCACTTTTAGAAGCGTATACAGCAATTTTATATATAAGACAAAATGCTGAAATTTTCCATCTTGATGAAAATAAAATCGGTGCTATTGGGTTTTCAGCTGGTGGTCATTTTGCTTCTTGTTTGCCTTTATATTCTGAAGAATATCTGGAAATATTAGGATGCAATAAAGAAGACTTAAAAATTGATATAGCAGTTCTTTCTTATCCGGTTATTTCGATGAAAAAAGAACTTACACATCTAGAGACAAGATATAATAGAACACTCGAAGATGAAAAACTTGTTAGAAAATATTCTATAGAAAATTATATAAACGAAGATTATCCACCGACATTTATCTGGTGTACAGCTGAGGATAAATTAGTTCCACCTCTAAATTCTTTGATATTAGCGCAGAAGCTGCTTGAAAATAAAGTTGAAGTAGAATTGCATATGTATCCTCATGGTGTCCACGGATTAGCCTTAGCTAATGAAATTACAAATGTTGTGGAAAAAGATGTTCAAAATTGGATAATTGATGCGATAAGATTTATCAAAAACCATTAAAGTTGGGAAACCAACTTTTTTAAATGAATAAATTTCATAAAAATACATATAAAATAACAAGGAGATATTATGAAATTTATTCTTATTTTATTTGTCTTACTATTCAATTTAAGCATTAAAACTGATACACAAAAGTATAAATTACCACAAAATGAAGAATTGAAATTAAATGCTAAAAGCCATATTCTCATGGATTTTGATTCTGGAGAAATATTATATTCCCACAACGAAGAAGAAAAACTTTATCCAGCATCGATGACAAAAATGATGGGAATGCTTTTAGTTTTAGAAGCGATAGATGAAAATAGATTAAATTGGAATGATATTGTCGAAGGATCAGAAACAAGTTCTTCAATGGGAGGAACACAAATATTTTTAGCACCGAATGAAAAGATGAGCGTAGATGATCTATTTAAAGCCGTAGCGATAAATTCGGCTAATGATGCCATAGTTGCTCTAGGTGAAAAAGTAAGTGGAAATATCGATTCATTTATTGACTTGATGAATAAAAAAGCAAAAGAATTAAATATGGTCAATACCAATTTTAAAAACGCCACAGGATTTGATAATGAAGAACACTATACAACAGCTAAAGATATGGCAATTTTAGCTAGAAATTTATTAAAACACGGAGAAGATGTTCTTCGCTATACAAGGATGAAAGAAGCCTATATAAGAAAAGATACAGCAAATCCATTTTGGCTTGTTTCAACAAATAAACTTCTTGGAAATTATGAAGGATTAGATGGTTTAAAGACTGGTTTTACCAATAAAGCTGGTTATAACCTAACAGCGACTGCCTATAGAAAAGGTGTAAGATTAATTTCT is a genomic window of Firmicutes bacterium CAG:345 containing:
- a CDS encoding endo-1 4-beta-xylanase (product inferred by homology to UniProt) — its product is MKYQEIYLKDINNAIKTEAKLCCYIPDNFQEYCQNRKRRAMLIIPGGAYTFVSEREAEPIALRLIGEDIASFVLKYTVGPYKDEKVPLLEAYTAILYIRQNAEIFHLDENKIGAIGFSAGGHFASCLPLYSEEYLEILGCNKEDLKIDIAVLSYPVISMKKELTHLETRYNRTLEDEKLVRKYSIENYINEDYPPTFIWCTAEDKLVPPLNSLILAQKLLENKVEVELHMYPHGVHGLALANEITNVVEKDVQNWIIDAIRFIKNH
- a CDS encoding putative uncharacterized protein (product inferred by homology to UniProt), translating into MKFILILFVLLFNLSIKTDTQKYKLPQNEELKLNAKSHILMDFDSGEILYSHNEEEKLYPASMTKMMGMLLVLEAIDENRLNWNDIVEGSETSSSMGGTQIFLAPNEKMSVDDLFKAVAINSANDAIVALGEKVSGNIDSFIDLMNKKAKELNMVNTNFKNATGFDNEEHYTTAKDMAILARNLLKHGEDVLRYTRMKEAYIRKDTANPFWLVSTNKLLGNYEGLDGLKTGFTNKAGYNLTATAYRKGVRLISVIMCAKTIKERSQDTVTLLNYGFSKVKAIEIFDQDTSLATFTFKNALTKDTKLYPKEKINPVFPINVKAEDLDYKIVITKSSAPLKANDVVGYLVISYNDITRNYDVVIKEDVLTKGYFDYFFEYLKDMMC